TGATATTGAAGATTTGGTCAATATTGGGAAAGGTTCTGGGCCGTAAGtacctctatttttttttaacatatcaGAGATGTTTTCTTACGTTGCTGGCTTGTTTCATCTGCAGATGCCCATATTATATCACAAGAGAGGTTCACAAAGACGTGGACATCTTATTTGCACCTTACAACTACTTGATCAGCAATGCGTATAGAAAGCATCTGAAGGTCGACTGGAGTAACAGCGTCTTGATTTTTGATGAAGCTCACAATCTTGTAAGTTGGAATATAGATACATGTCCCACATATCATTTTCTTCTGTGTTCACCATCAACCCTCCCCTACTTGGGGCTTTGTGTAAATGGAGCGGTTGActttttaataacaaatatgtaaattatgATCTAAacctttaaatttttagatatactgctaaatttaaaacttataattttaaaagaaacgTTAAACATATGTAGATAGCTTTTTTAATTACTTCATTATAtactgttaatattttttttgaacagggCCTAGAAATAGTTTAAGACTGCACTGTTGTTCTACCTTCTCTAATATTCCTTGttacaaattttgaaagacTCAGTTTATGTTTAATAATACACGCAGGAAGGTATATGCGCAGACTCAGCTTCATTTGACCTTCCTTCTTTTCATTTATCGGCTTGCATTTCCGAGGCACAAGAATGTGTAGAACTTGCGTCAGCAAGAAGGGGTTCATTAAACGACGGGTCCACGAACCCTGAGACTTTTGCTATACTTAAAGGTTGAACTCGTGTCCCTTGACTGTGAGTAACAATGATCTGTTGTTGTTATACATGGAACAAAATTTACATGTCTGTCGTCATCTATGTGTCGCAGGACTTCTTTTAAAGCTACAGGAACTGATTTCGAAAGTGCCAATTCCGAAAAGGGACGAGGGATTCACCAAGCCTGGGCCTTACATATACGAAATGCTTGAAACCCTTAACATCACTCACGAAACTGCTCCTAAACTCATTGGTACAGTCGAGGAGGCTACAGTGCTTCTGGATGAGGAGAAACAACGAACAGGGACCAAAGCTGGAAGCAAACTAGAAATCATTGTTGACATGCTTAAACTGATCTTTAGAGAAAATGGAAGTAGCCATGCAGATGTTTATCGTGTAAGTGCAAAGCAAACTCTTCCTTTTATCATGTCTCGAATTATATAATCAAGTTGTAAAGATACTTATCTTTCACTTTCATTATTTGTTAGGTTCATATACAGGAGCATGAGCAAAATCCTACTGATATAATAAAAGGTAAATAAGAGTGGGTTCGTCTATAGCCTTGAAATTCAAATGATACTGCATTCCCAAAGCATTAGCAGAAGTATCATTTTACTACATTGAAATATTATAATCAATTCTATAATCTGCTTTCCCTGTGGAAACGgtgtttttttttggcaaatcaGTTACAACTTTggacaaaatatttatttttggtaggCAAGGTATCAAGAACGCTAAGTTGGTGGTGTTTCAATCCTGGGATCACCATGCAGGACATAGCAAAAAAAGGTGTTGGGACTATCATTTTAACATCGGGAACTTTATCTCCCATGGATTCACTGGCTCAAGAACTAAAATTGTGAGTATGTTGCTATGGTTTCTCTCACTCACCCACTGTTCTTAACTATTTGCTTACTTTTTTCTCTGAAAATGCAGAGACTTTCCTATCCGTTTGGAGAATCCCCATGTTATATCCTCAAATCAGCTTTGGGCTGGAGTTGTAAGCACTGGTCCATCAGGGTGTGTTTTTAATTCTAGCTACCGAAATCGTGATGTACCGGAGTACAAACAAGAGCTTGGGAATGCTATTGGTAAGTGGTTTGCTATTTGGTAGTTAATTTTTGGCCTGAATGTATCACTCTGAATCTCTGATGTGTGAGCTGAGTATCAATcgattattatatgtttttgctCTGCAGTTAACTTTTCTCGAGTCGTACCTGATGGACTTCTGGTCTTTTTCCCATCCTATTACCTTATGGACCGTTGCATTGCATTTTGGAAAGATGGGGTATGGCCGTTgtaattttttctcttttagtaTGAAGATTGTAGTACTCTTTTAACTTGAAACCTACTGAATCTTTCTTCATCATTCAGAGTCACAGAAACTCGATGACAATATGGGAAAGAATCTGCAAACTGAAGAAACCTGTCATTGAACCTAAAGACTCTTCCCTCTTTCCTGCTGCAATGCTGGTGAGCAACGGATGCCTCTGATGGACGTTCTTTGTTTTCAAAATGACAGATTATGATTCCTTAATCGTGccttgaatgtttttttaatgGTAGGATTTTTCAAAGAAATTGCAAGACAGATCAATTTCTGGTGCGGTGTTTTTTGCCGTTTGTCGGGGAAAGGTATATTTTCTTCAATCCGTATGAAATGTGCTTCTCTGTAATAAATGATACTCTTAGTATTCATATTGTCTGTATGAGGATGCGACAAGAAATAGGAGGTTACGAGTTTGTGTAGGGTTTTTTCAGTAGCAGCTGGTCTCTGTTGTGTTGTCAGGTCAGTGAAGGACTAGATTTTGCTGATGGCGCTGGCAGAGCTGTTGTCATTACTGGGTTGCCTTATGCAAGGGTCACCGATCCTAAGGTTTGTTTACTCTATCCTTCATTGTTtcattctaaaattatttggCTCGTTACGCTAAACTGGTAGCGAAACCTAGTGAACGGCTTGCTCTGTTTGAGAGATtctttatcataattttttggCATCGTTTTTATTCAGACTGGCATTTAGAGATCACTTTATTTGTATGATACTTTCTTTCCTACATGTTAGCTTTTAACTTTCTTCTGCTACTTACACTCCGGCGTTAACATCCCATTTTATAAAACAGATTAAACTGAAACGAGAGTTTCTGGATGAACAATCACAAGTTTCAGATGTCAAGGTAAGTTCAATATTTACACAGTTTTTTGACTCGTCAAGGTTATGATATAGCTTACATTTTTTAGAGATCAACCATTCTATCTGGAAGCATGTGGTACAGTCAAGAAGCCGCACGGGCTGTGAATCAGGCAATTGGACGTGTTATCCGCCATCGCCATGATTATGGAGCTATCATTTTCTGTGATgacaggttttttttttctggcttCCTGCTTTTGGTTGATTTTATCTTTCTAAATTGTGTAAAAGATATGTTcattttcgtttttgttttgattattttgtacATTGGCTATTGTTGACAGATTTGAACAGCAGTCCCAGCAGTC
This Brassica napus cultivar Da-Ae chromosome C6, Da-Ae, whole genome shotgun sequence DNA region includes the following protein-coding sequences:
- the LOC106383060 gene encoding regulator of telomere elongation helicase 1 homolog; the protein is MPAYSIRGINVDFPFEAYPSQITYMDRVIESLQNKCHALLESPTGTGKTLCLLCATLAWRKSLGSFSTRKDRNSDSDPQMSQTGGGGGFPTIVYASRTHSQLRQVIKELKRCSYRPKMLVLGSREQLCVNEEVNSLRGKALSNACHYLCKKRGKRQCNHFNRVPDYLKHNPQIGDEPVDIEDLVNIGKGSGPCPYYITREVHKDVDILFAPYNYLISNAYRKHLKVDWSNSVLIFDEAHNLEGICADSASFDLPSFHLSACISEAQECVELASARRGSLNDGSTNPETFAILKGLLLKLQELISKVPIPKRDEGFTKPGPYIYEMLETLNITHETAPKLIGTVEEATVLLDEEKQRTGTKAGSKLEIIVDMLKLIFRENGSSHADVYRVHIQEHEQNPTDIIKGKVSRTLSWWCFNPGITMQDIAKKGVGTIILTSGTLSPMDSLAQELKLDFPIRLENPHVISSNQLWAGVVSTGPSGCVFNSSYRNRDVPEYKQELGNAIVNFSRVVPDGLLVFFPSYYLMDRCIAFWKDGSHRNSMTIWERICKLKKPVIEPKDSSLFPAAMLDFSKKLQDRSISGAVFFAVCRGKVSEGLDFADGAGRAVVITGLPYARVTDPKIKLKREFLDEQSQVSDVKRSTILSGSMWYSQEAARAVNQAIGRVIRHRHDYGAIIFCDDRFEQQSQQSKISLWIRPYVKCYPRYGEVISDLARFFRIERSNFPASLVTEQEYDIVSTLLPKVSTKDAPTPTAGNSNVKNTGVARNEVSRVEAFPASNRASPSEFVKWKGLTILQRKSKMPRIVKGEAMQACSSVKAKLVEISDEETAVERRTCEVVDLECDKQTCEIASSNNCFNTMGLVKKRKVPESQGSGASSSVLKEKGSGGGGGDKKEASASAFLSQVKEKLNAEEYNKFIGYIQALKKKEIKLASVMQSIVQLFCGKERDHLLMGFKDFVPVKYRSAYEECIKTTKRDAL